A part of Paraliobacillus zengyii genomic DNA contains:
- a CDS encoding helix-turn-helix transcriptional regulator — MVKEMSTRQAILELLKKQRELSVSGLKQFLDITEMAVRKHLVKLEGEYLITSRTVRQPMGRPVIFYTLTEEGNKIFPTNYDAIAVELLQDIQESMGTDAIDTLFENREKRMRKKYIRQIFDDDSLEERVSALVNVQNESGYMAEYTEAGENEISFSQYNCPIAAIAARYDKPCECELELFKQVLGTDQIKRVTCIAKGEKSCQYIVKHTSNVESE; from the coding sequence ATGGTAAAAGAAATGTCCACTCGGCAAGCAATATTAGAACTTCTTAAGAAGCAGCGAGAATTATCAGTGAGTGGCTTAAAACAGTTTTTAGATATTACCGAAATGGCAGTGAGAAAGCATTTGGTTAAGTTAGAGGGCGAGTATTTGATTACCTCGCGCACGGTTCGACAACCAATGGGAAGACCTGTAATTTTTTATACATTAACTGAAGAAGGAAATAAGATATTTCCAACAAACTATGATGCAATTGCTGTTGAACTTCTACAAGATATACAGGAAAGTATGGGAACAGATGCGATTGATACGCTATTTGAAAATCGGGAAAAACGAATGCGTAAAAAATACATTCGCCAAATTTTTGATGACGATTCCCTAGAAGAAAGAGTAAGTGCGTTAGTTAATGTGCAAAACGAAAGTGGCTATATGGCAGAATATACTGAAGCTGGTGAAAATGAAATAAGTTTCTCGCAGTACAATTGCCCGATTGCTGCAATAGCAGCTCGTTACGATAAACCTTGTGAATGTGAACTAGAGTTATTTAAGCAAGTATTAGGAACAGACCAAATTAAAAGAGTTACGTGTATCGCTAAAGGTGAGAAGAGTTGTCAGTATATTGTAAAACACACAAGCAACGTTGAATCGGAATAA
- a CDS encoding ribonucleotide-diphosphate reductase subunit beta, whose amino-acid sequence MTQIDQPLSKIKLLNPTYPNKSTGLINGQSSGLLNWNDIAYPKMYDLYQTLLSNFWKAQEINMQDDIKQWDHLTDTERDIFLRINTQLASLDSLQTPTMTNVMDYVTDSSFKAIFAVISQQEAVHNESYSYILSSIVPLSEQNDRFNQAKEDPVVQKRNQLILDSYDAFNENPTPQRLFELAINSINLEGIYFYAGFAFFYHLARQQKMLKTSTMISYIQRDEMQHAYFVSQFVRILLTENPDLNTDKNIQYVYQTIDKAVQLEKEWADYILKDIDGIDLDEFHDYVEYLANKRLRQIGLDNYYPDRENPMAWIHVFSDEMLNETKSDFFEQKSRTYTKVSSSNEFDEL is encoded by the coding sequence TTGACTCAAATCGATCAACCTTTATCAAAAATAAAACTTTTAAATCCAACATATCCAAATAAATCAACCGGATTAATTAATGGCCAATCATCTGGTCTATTAAACTGGAACGATATTGCCTATCCAAAAATGTATGATTTATATCAAACACTATTATCGAATTTTTGGAAAGCACAAGAAATTAATATGCAAGATGATATTAAACAATGGGATCACCTAACAGATACAGAACGAGATATATTTTTAAGAATCAACACGCAATTGGCGTCACTCGATAGCTTGCAAACACCTACGATGACAAACGTTATGGACTACGTAACAGATTCTAGTTTCAAAGCAATTTTTGCTGTAATCTCACAACAAGAAGCAGTTCACAATGAGTCCTATTCTTATATTTTAAGTTCAATTGTGCCACTAAGCGAACAGAACGATCGTTTCAATCAAGCCAAAGAGGATCCAGTTGTACAAAAAAGGAATCAACTTATATTAGACAGTTATGATGCTTTTAACGAGAACCCAACTCCACAACGTCTATTTGAATTAGCAATTAACTCGATTAACTTAGAAGGTATTTATTTTTACGCTGGTTTTGCCTTTTTCTATCATTTGGCTCGTCAACAAAAAATGTTAAAAACGAGTACGATGATCAGTTATATCCAACGCGATGAAATGCAACACGCCTATTTCGTCTCTCAATTTGTTCGAATTTTACTAACGGAAAATCCAGATTTAAATACAGATAAAAATATTCAATACGTCTATCAAACAATCGATAAAGCTGTTCAGTTAGAAAAAGAATGGGCAGATTATATTCTAAAAGATATTGATGGCATTGATCTAGATGAATTTCATGATTACGTTGAATATTTGGCTAACAAAAGGTTGCGTCAAATAGGCTTGGATAACTATTACCCAGACCGGGAAAACCCAATGGCGTGGATACATGTATTTAGTGATGAAATGTTAAACGAAACGAAATCAGATTTCTTTGAGCAAAAGTCCAGAACTTATACGAAAGTTTCTTCTTCAAACGAATTTGACGAATTATAA
- a CDS encoding ribonucleoside-diphosphate reductase subunit alpha, whose protein sequence is MTTKAKSMTQTVLDGLTEANAKYGMDINDIKQRIIDIANSEKDPNQEALFYALNRISMDQPNWTFVASHFYLEQIYQDAAENRSYDATKQYGNFYNLITTLTDEGIYSTSLLEAYTKDEIDQLQAEIQPDRDKIFNYIGLFLLVDRYLARDHERNLYELPQERFMIIAMTLMQNEAPEKRVELIKEAYWALSNLYMTVATPTLSNSGKSYGQLSSCFIDTVDDSLDGIYLNNWDIARLSKDGGGIGIYYGKVRALGSDIKKFKGNSSGVVPWIRLLNDTAVSVDQLGQRQGAVAIYLDVFHKDIMNGFLDLKTNNGDERRKAHDIFTGVSIPDLFMQQLKIVDESGKGIGQWHTFCPHQVKQVMGWKDAEGNPLGLEDFYDETDEKYFTEKYNEAVNHPLLPRKTYRAMDIMARIMVAQLETGTPYMFYRDEVNRSNPNKHGRGIGRTSIYCSNLCTEIAQNMSPTTIVREYQDEDGNIVIVRKPGDFVVCNLSSVNLPNAVRGDVLERLIRVQVRMLDNVIDLNTISVGQAEVTNKKFRAVGLGTFGWHHLLALENIHWESDEAVAYADKVYEDIAYYTIKASMELAKEKGTYSQFAGSEWETGRYFERRNYDSERWQDLKEDVATTGIRNGWLMAVAPNSSTAKIGGSTDGIDPIYAVEFAEEKKNFKFKVTAPDLDHKTYNYYRRARHELDQTWSIKQNAARQRHVDQGISFNLYVRHDVKAKELLNMHLTAWESGLKTTYYVRSTSQTQIEECEACHS, encoded by the coding sequence ATGACTACTAAAGCAAAAAGCATGACACAAACCGTGTTAGATGGACTAACCGAGGCTAACGCGAAATATGGGATGGATATTAACGATATTAAGCAACGAATTATTGATATTGCTAATTCCGAAAAAGACCCAAATCAAGAAGCGCTATTTTACGCCTTAAATCGAATATCTATGGATCAACCAAATTGGACATTCGTTGCTTCTCATTTTTATTTGGAACAAATTTATCAAGATGCAGCTGAGAATCGTTCATATGATGCAACAAAACAATATGGAAATTTTTATAATTTAATTACTACATTAACTGATGAAGGTATTTATTCAACAAGTCTATTAGAGGCTTATACCAAAGATGAAATTGACCAATTACAAGCAGAAATTCAGCCCGATCGTGATAAAATCTTCAATTATATTGGTTTATTTCTACTAGTTGATCGCTATTTAGCTCGTGATCATGAACGGAATCTTTATGAATTACCACAAGAACGATTTATGATAATCGCGATGACATTAATGCAAAATGAAGCACCCGAAAAACGTGTAGAATTGATTAAAGAGGCCTACTGGGCGCTTAGTAATCTATATATGACTGTTGCAACACCGACACTTTCTAATTCTGGAAAAAGTTACGGCCAACTTTCTTCTTGTTTCATCGATACAGTTGATGATTCACTAGATGGTATCTATTTAAACAACTGGGATATTGCTCGCTTAAGTAAAGATGGTGGCGGTATTGGAATCTATTATGGAAAAGTTCGAGCACTTGGATCTGATATTAAGAAGTTTAAAGGGAATTCATCTGGTGTCGTACCTTGGATTCGCTTATTAAATGACACTGCCGTTAGTGTTGATCAACTTGGTCAACGACAAGGTGCCGTAGCAATCTACTTGGATGTCTTCCATAAAGATATTATGAATGGCTTTTTAGATTTGAAAACAAACAATGGTGATGAGCGTCGTAAAGCACATGATATCTTCACTGGTGTCTCTATTCCAGACTTATTTATGCAACAATTAAAAATCGTTGATGAATCTGGTAAAGGAATTGGACAATGGCATACCTTCTGTCCACATCAAGTAAAACAAGTAATGGGTTGGAAAGATGCTGAAGGAAATCCGCTTGGCTTAGAAGATTTTTATGATGAGACTGATGAGAAATACTTCACGGAAAAATACAATGAAGCTGTTAATCATCCATTATTACCAAGAAAAACATATCGTGCAATGGACATAATGGCACGTATCATGGTTGCACAATTAGAAACTGGAACACCATATATGTTTTACCGTGATGAAGTAAATCGTTCAAATCCAAATAAACATGGCCGTGGAATTGGTAGAACATCTATTTATTGTAGTAACTTATGCACGGAAATTGCTCAAAATATGTCACCTACTACCATTGTTCGTGAGTACCAAGATGAAGATGGGAATATTGTAATTGTTCGTAAACCAGGGGACTTTGTTGTTTGTAATCTGTCTTCTGTTAATTTACCAAATGCCGTACGTGGAGATGTTTTAGAACGATTGATTCGTGTTCAAGTGCGAATGTTAGATAACGTAATTGATCTAAATACAATCAGTGTTGGACAAGCGGAAGTTACAAATAAAAAATTCCGCGCAGTTGGTCTTGGAACTTTTGGCTGGCATCATCTACTCGCATTAGAAAATATCCACTGGGAGTCAGACGAAGCTGTAGCATATGCTGATAAAGTTTATGAAGACATTGCATACTATACAATTAAAGCTTCAATGGAATTGGCAAAAGAGAAAGGCACCTATAGCCAATTTGCCGGTTCTGAGTGGGAAACGGGTCGCTATTTTGAACGTCGTAACTATGATAGCGAACGTTGGCAAGACCTAAAAGAAGATGTAGCAACAACAGGGATTAGAAACGGTTGGTTAATGGCCGTTGCACCAAACTCTTCTACAGCTAAAATTGGTGGTTCAACAGATGGAATTGACCCGATATATGCAGTTGAGTTTGCTGAAGAAAAGAAAAACTTTAAATTCAAAGTAACAGCACCAGACTTAGATCATAAAACATACAATTACTACCGTCGAGCTCGCCATGAATTAGACCAAACATGGAGCATTAAACAAAATGCTGCTAGACAGCGTCATGTTGATCAAGGTATCAGTTTTAATCTTTACGTACGCCATGATGTTAAAGCAAAGGAATTACTCAATATGCACTTAACTGCATGGGAAAGTGGCTTGAAAACAACGTATTATGTTAGAAGCACATCTCAAACACAGATTGAGGAATGTGAAGCTTGTCATAGCTAG
- the sspK gene encoding small acid-soluble spore protein K: protein MRNKQKDFPNITNKNLHPKAKAENHSLRPNGTINTQPQERMRQSEGDYHE from the coding sequence ATGCGTAATAAACAAAAAGACTTTCCTAATATCACGAATAAAAATCTCCATCCAAAAGCAAAAGCAGAAAACCATTCGCTAAGACCAAATGGAACAATTAATACACAGCCACAAGAACGTATGCGTCAATCTGAGGGGGATTATCATGAGTAA
- a CDS encoding aspartyl-phosphate phosphatase Spo0E family protein, which yields MAHSKKEQLIKQIQLKQEELTKVGLSKGVSHEDTILISTELDMYIYELQKMELADK from the coding sequence TTGGCTCATAGCAAAAAAGAGCAATTAATTAAACAGATTCAGTTGAAACAAGAGGAATTAACCAAAGTTGGTTTATCAAAAGGAGTTAGTCACGAAGATACAATTCTGATAAGTACAGAATTGGATATGTATATATATGAATTGCAAAAAATGGAACTTGCCGATAAATAA
- a CDS encoding DUF1450 domain-containing protein, which translates to MGIVIVEICESNLLQTINTENLFESEYPEVAVLESDCLSFCGLCRLKPYALVNGRRIRGKDIDDCIAKIRVAIEEELAVYQ; encoded by the coding sequence ATCGGAATCGTGATTGTAGAAATATGTGAGAGTAATTTGCTTCAAACAATAAATACAGAAAATTTATTTGAATCGGAATATCCAGAGGTAGCAGTGTTAGAAAGTGATTGCCTCAGCTTTTGTGGGTTATGCCGACTAAAACCATACGCACTTGTTAATGGAAGAAGAATCCGAGGTAAAGATATTGACGATTGTATTGCTAAAATAAGAGTAGCTATTGAAGAAGAATTAGCTGTCTATCAATAA
- a CDS encoding GNAT family N-acetyltransferase: protein MREMQDVPQLFDLVKDPAVFPYVREKAETLDQYYFLTKQSIEAEQNGEIISRTILSDNHQPIGIISLFDIQANAGFLSTWIGAKYFGKGYNQLAKTSFFQELFFTTSIDKVFMKIRQTNIRSQKANTKLPYVENAMALYPHIYTAINMDRTKENSYDLFFITKDSYFRHTTSSQEIIS, encoded by the coding sequence ATGAGAGAAATGCAAGATGTTCCACAGCTTTTTGACTTAGTAAAGGACCCAGCTGTCTTTCCTTATGTAAGAGAGAAAGCTGAAACACTCGATCAATATTACTTTCTAACAAAGCAGTCGATTGAAGCAGAGCAAAATGGTGAAATCATATCACGAACAATTTTAAGTGATAACCATCAGCCAATAGGTATCATAAGTCTTTTTGATATACAAGCTAATGCCGGTTTTCTATCAACGTGGATTGGTGCGAAATATTTCGGGAAAGGATACAATCAACTTGCAAAAACATCTTTCTTTCAAGAATTATTTTTTACTACTTCAATTGATAAAGTATTTATGAAAATACGGCAGACAAATATCCGTTCACAAAAAGCGAACACAAAGTTACCTTATGTGGAAAATGCTATGGCGTTGTACCCTCACATTTATACGGCTATAAATATGGACAGAACGAAAGAAAATAGTTATGACCTGTTCTTCATTACTAAAGACAGCTACTTTAGACACACTACATCTAGTCAAGAAATAATAAGTTAA
- the recX gene encoding recombination regulator RecX, with the protein MQKISRITVQKKNKNRYNIFLEKDKNEVYGFSVQEDTLIAERLQKGMELEDTTIDSLLAKDTIHKGYSLGLNFLSYRMRSVNEMEQYLKKKEIDEEHISIIIKRLSNEKWLDDAVFAEAYVRTKVLTTSKGPLIIKKELLEKRVAVDKAEAALVHYPAEAQLEKVIKFIEKSARKSAKQSFFQQQNKLKQNLMQKGFPQAIIQEAFNQATQEKDQEQEWDAVVFQGEKLLRRHASKLEKRELKQKVKGALYQKGFSLDEIEKFIESYIEQAEE; encoded by the coding sequence TTGCAAAAAATTTCGCGTATTACCGTACAAAAAAAGAATAAAAATCGGTATAATATCTTCTTAGAAAAAGATAAAAATGAAGTCTATGGATTTAGTGTCCAAGAAGATACACTTATTGCTGAACGGCTCCAAAAAGGTATGGAATTAGAGGATACAACAATTGATTCCCTATTAGCAAAGGATACTATACATAAAGGGTATTCCCTTGGATTGAACTTTTTAAGCTACCGAATGAGATCTGTTAATGAAATGGAACAGTATTTAAAAAAGAAAGAAATAGATGAAGAACATATTTCAATTATTATTAAACGTTTAAGCAATGAAAAATGGTTAGATGACGCTGTATTTGCTGAAGCATATGTTCGAACGAAAGTCTTAACGACGAGTAAAGGTCCTTTAATAATAAAAAAAGAGTTACTTGAAAAACGAGTGGCTGTAGATAAGGCGGAAGCTGCACTTGTTCATTATCCTGCAGAAGCACAATTAGAAAAAGTAATAAAATTCATTGAGAAAAGTGCTAGAAAGAGCGCAAAGCAATCCTTTTTTCAACAACAAAATAAACTGAAACAGAACTTAATGCAAAAAGGATTTCCGCAAGCAATTATCCAAGAAGCTTTCAATCAAGCCACACAAGAGAAAGATCAGGAACAGGAGTGGGATGCAGTAGTATTTCAAGGTGAAAAATTATTACGAAGACATGCAAGTAAATTAGAGAAAAGAGAATTAAAACAAAAAGTGAAAGGTGCGCTTTATCAAAAAGGTTTCTCACTGGATGAAATAGAAAAATTCATTGAAAGTTATATTGAACAAGCAGAGGAATAA
- a CDS encoding TIGR01777 family oxidoreductase encodes MKIAIAGGTGFVGKHVTDLLVSKGHQVYILTRSPEKYLGTENIRYVGWLSERYTPEQSLTDCNAIINLAGESLFGYWTSDKKERIVSSRVKATDSVIKLIDGMEKKPEVLINASAVGFYGTSTTEMFSEETTKSGDDFLAEVTQKWESVAYQATERDVRVVCARLGIVLGKKGTLELMALPYKFFVGGKIGSGEQWISWIHVKDVAALFLHAIEDNSINGPLNASAPHPIQQKVFSKQLANKLHRPDWIPIPAFFLRTLLGEMSMLVVDGQAVFPKKAQAHHYSFEYPEIEQALDEIYHQIN; translated from the coding sequence ATGAAAATAGCTATTGCAGGCGGAACAGGATTTGTAGGAAAGCACGTAACAGATTTACTTGTCTCGAAAGGACACCAAGTATATATTTTAACACGTTCACCCGAAAAATATCTGGGAACAGAGAATATCCGATATGTCGGATGGTTAAGCGAAAGATATACTCCAGAGCAATCACTAACAGATTGTAACGCAATCATTAACCTTGCTGGTGAATCTTTATTTGGTTATTGGACTTCAGATAAAAAAGAGCGAATTGTATCAAGTAGGGTTAAAGCAACAGATAGTGTGATTAAATTAATTGATGGGATGGAGAAAAAGCCCGAAGTTCTTATTAATGCATCTGCAGTTGGTTTTTATGGTACATCAACTACGGAAATGTTCTCTGAAGAAACAACAAAGAGTGGAGATGACTTTCTAGCTGAAGTAACTCAAAAATGGGAATCTGTAGCTTATCAAGCTACAGAAAGAGATGTCCGTGTTGTATGCGCGCGACTGGGGATTGTTCTTGGTAAGAAAGGTACACTTGAATTGATGGCATTACCTTATAAGTTCTTTGTTGGGGGTAAAATAGGATCAGGAGAACAATGGATTTCCTGGATACATGTTAAAGACGTTGCTGCATTATTTCTTCATGCTATTGAAGATAATTCGATTAATGGCCCATTAAATGCATCGGCTCCTCACCCTATTCAGCAAAAAGTGTTTAGTAAGCAATTAGCAAACAAACTTCATCGTCCAGATTGGATACCTATTCCAGCTTTCTTTTTACGTACGCTTTTAGGTGAAATGAGCATGTTAGTTGTCGATGGGCAAGCAGTCTTTCCAAAGAAAGCACAAGCACACCATTATTCATTTGAATATCCAGAAATTGAGCAAGCACTAGACGAAATCTATCACCAAATTAACTAA
- a CDS encoding flavodoxin domain-containing protein, producing the protein MKAAIIYTSITGNTDVLAEQVYKEMYASGISAELIAIDDFHYDTLTNYDIVAVGTYTWDNGEIPLEMEELFTAFETQQVKHISTGIFGTGDSFYPYYCGAVELFRDMLYVHTDLAVTLKVELMPQREDYIRVKQFCDRLVRQLVTI; encoded by the coding sequence ATGAAAGCAGCAATTATCTATACGTCTATCACTGGAAATACGGATGTGCTAGCAGAGCAAGTCTATAAAGAAATGTATGCATCTGGTATTTCAGCAGAACTGATAGCAATTGATGATTTTCATTATGATACGTTAACTAATTATGATATCGTCGCAGTTGGAACCTATACATGGGACAATGGAGAGATTCCGCTTGAGATGGAAGAACTATTTACAGCATTTGAAACACAGCAAGTTAAACATATTAGTACAGGAATATTTGGTACTGGTGACAGTTTCTATCCCTATTATTGTGGTGCCGTAGAGTTATTCCGGGATATGCTCTATGTTCACACAGATCTCGCAGTTACCTTAAAAGTAGAATTAATGCCACAAAGGGAAGACTACATTCGCGTAAAACAATTTTGTGATCGGCTTGTTAGACAACTGGTTACTATTTAA
- a CDS encoding YpzG family protein, producing MSNHSRNDKNPFQSPRANPKHASHQVNGETRKSQAEIITAVQMKKRT from the coding sequence ATGAGTAATCATAGTAGAAATGACAAAAATCCATTTCAATCTCCACGTGCAAACCCGAAGCATGCCTCCCATCAAGTAAATGGAGAGACTCGAAAAAGTCAGGCTGAAATTATCACTGCAGTACAAATGAAGAAACGCACCTAA
- a CDS encoding metal-dependent hydrolase — translation MDTGTHITMGIALGGLATLDPAVQQDPMLFQAIMIGTIVGSHAPDFDTVLKLRNNAVYLRHHRGITHSIPAMLGWGILISGIIYAFTPSVDFLHLWLWTFLAVFLHVFVDIFNAYGTQAYRPFTDRWVAYGFINTFDPIIFGLHIIGISAWLFGANPGITWVIIYFVVILYYIKRYLHKKALIKKIHRFYGNVEKVATSPTIKQNIWRLAITTEDSFYVARAISGNIQIVDKFQRIPLPNNKLIAAAKQDKNISAFLSFSPVYRWEINAYDDYTEVRFVDLRYRSKGHYPFVAVVQMDDNLKIISSYTGWVFSEKKLQDKLWTEDGPTLS, via the coding sequence ATGGATACTGGAACCCACATTACTATGGGGATTGCGCTCGGAGGACTTGCAACGCTTGATCCCGCTGTCCAACAAGACCCAATGCTCTTTCAAGCAATCATGATCGGAACAATAGTAGGCTCCCATGCACCTGATTTTGATACGGTACTTAAATTAAGAAATAATGCTGTTTACTTACGGCATCACCGTGGCATCACACATTCCATTCCCGCCATGTTAGGATGGGGAATTTTAATTTCAGGTATTATATATGCATTTACACCATCAGTCGATTTCTTACACTTATGGTTATGGACATTTTTAGCAGTATTTCTACACGTGTTTGTTGATATATTTAATGCTTATGGTACACAGGCTTATAGACCATTCACAGATAGGTGGGTCGCCTATGGATTCATCAATACTTTCGATCCAATTATTTTCGGATTACATATTATAGGTATTTCTGCATGGTTATTCGGGGCAAATCCTGGTATCACATGGGTAATCATATACTTTGTTGTAATCTTATACTATATCAAACGTTACTTGCATAAAAAAGCATTGATTAAGAAAATTCATCGCTTTTATGGAAATGTAGAGAAAGTTGCTACTTCTCCAACGATTAAACAAAATATTTGGCGCTTAGCAATTACCACAGAAGATAGCTTTTATGTAGCTCGGGCTATTTCTGGTAATATTCAAATTGTTGATAAGTTTCAACGTATACCATTACCAAATAATAAGCTAATTGCTGCCGCAAAACAAGATAAAAACATTTCAGCATTTTTATCATTTTCTCCCGTTTATCGCTGGGAAATTAATGCATATGACGATTACACAGAGGTTCGCTTTGTCGATCTTCGTTACCGTTCAAAAGGGCATTACCCATTTGTAGCTGTTGTTCAAATGGACGATAATTTAAAAATTATCAGTTCGTATACGGGTTGGGTGTTTTCAGAGAAAAAATTACAAGATAAATTATGGACAGAAGATGGCCCAACACTATCTTAA
- a CDS encoding HAD family hydrolase: protein MLKLFASDLDGTLLQENNHILAEDKRALNELAEHQVELAIATGRADNEIKEIYKLVEQIGHRISQNGSFVYNKQNEIIHTSVFPNEVSKILYELIEEEQVDYLVSTADDIFIKELTPFMRKFEHLFFIPLKIENNFSFEIGQNILPSKFMIVGETEKIVFVQTVIHKRLDVAIDSYLSDKRCVDVVPKGINKGMGLTKLIKTLAIQPEEIAVIGDSFNDISMLQMTPHSYAISSAHPDVKKHASKVVDYVHEAISDLKRQELY from the coding sequence ATGCTTAAATTATTTGCATCTGATTTAGATGGGACCTTATTACAAGAAAACAATCATATCTTAGCAGAAGATAAAAGGGCATTAAACGAATTAGCAGAACATCAAGTAGAACTTGCTATTGCAACAGGACGTGCAGATAATGAGATAAAAGAAATATATAAGCTAGTAGAACAAATAGGACACCGCATTAGCCAGAACGGAAGTTTTGTTTATAATAAACAAAATGAAATCATACATACTAGCGTATTCCCAAATGAAGTAAGTAAAATACTATATGAACTCATCGAAGAAGAACAAGTAGACTACTTAGTATCCACAGCTGATGATATCTTCATTAAAGAATTAACACCCTTTATGAGGAAATTTGAACATCTTTTCTTTATTCCATTAAAAATAGAGAATAATTTTTCTTTTGAGATTGGTCAAAATATCCTTCCATCCAAATTTATGATCGTAGGCGAAACAGAAAAGATTGTTTTCGTACAAACCGTAATACATAAACGTTTAGATGTAGCTATTGATAGTTACTTATCCGATAAGCGCTGTGTTGATGTTGTGCCAAAAGGTATTAATAAAGGTATGGGCTTAACTAAATTAATCAAGACATTAGCTATTCAACCAGAGGAAATAGCTGTTATCGGAGACTCTTTTAACGATATCTCTATGTTACAAATGACACCACATAGTTACGCCATTTCTTCTGCCCATCCAGATGTCAAAAAACATGCGTCGAAGGTTGTTGACTATGTCCATGAAGCAATATCTGATTTAAAACGGCAAGAACTATATTAA
- a CDS encoding helix-turn-helix domain-containing protein, translated as MKREWLINSRKSQGLKQAQVASRAFIDRAYYSQIETGKRNPSFNVAINIAAALNFDPIIFFRNNLSKNTLQNEFMRYEIVEHFKRLDNGKILYLYNSLDDYYHHVITFLISGIEKNSYCLIIDNYQNYNKIQQNLETILSKSELINSVCFINKADLDQHGPKEIIDKLSVIQSEFENAKTVRIWLSEKKYCQDDWLHLVENPLKKNGTNNMLLIRAYKASMISADLHIEMMKTYPYLMTDSEIVGSPFYHASI; from the coding sequence ATGAAAAGAGAATGGTTGATCAACTCTCGTAAATCGCAAGGCTTGAAACAAGCACAAGTTGCTTCAAGAGCTTTTATCGATAGAGCATATTATTCACAAATAGAAACAGGCAAACGCAACCCTAGTTTCAATGTAGCAATCAATATTGCTGCGGCACTGAATTTTGATCCAATAATTTTCTTTCGAAATAATCTCAGTAAGAATACACTTCAAAACGAGTTTATGCGGTATGAAATAGTAGAACATTTTAAACGTCTTGATAACGGAAAAATTTTGTATTTATATAATAGTTTGGACGATTATTATCATCATGTTATTACTTTCCTTATATCTGGTATAGAAAAAAATAGTTATTGCTTAATCATTGATAATTATCAGAACTATAATAAAATTCAACAAAATCTAGAAACCATCTTATCAAAAAGCGAATTAATAAATTCCGTTTGTTTTATTAATAAAGCAGATCTTGATCAGCATGGTCCAAAAGAAATTATTGATAAACTAAGTGTTATACAATCAGAGTTTGAAAATGCCAAAACTGTACGAATCTGGTTATCTGAAAAAAAATATTGCCAAGATGATTGGCTACATCTAGTAGAAAATCCACTTAAAAAGAATGGAACCAATAATATGCTACTTATACGTGCATACAAAGCGTCAATGATTTCAGCGGATTTACATATAGAGATGATGAAAACTTATCCTTACCTTATGACAGATTCTGAAATAGTAGGATCACCTTTTTATCATGCGAGTATTTAA